Genomic segment of Eupeodes corollae chromosome 2, idEupCoro1.1, whole genome shotgun sequence:
gtatatttttaaaaatgattgcttGCAGTGTCCATCTTAAGATGGAAGACAAATTGGTTGTTCGCTTGGGCCGCGATGGAGGACTGCAGACATTCGAACTTTCAGGCTTGTTGACACTGAGAATCTCAGATGAGTCATTTGGTAGAATCAAGGTGATCTTAGAGAACAAGGATAAGCACGGAATTCAGTTGCAAACACATCCAAACGTCGACAAGGAACTCTTCAAAACTCGATCACAAATCGGACTTAAAAATCCAGCCAGACCTTTCCCGTTGAACACAGATGTGGGCGTACTTAAATGGCGCTACACCACACAGGATGACTCGGCTATTCCTTTAACAAGTGAGTTTTCCGGGATCTATTCAGTTTTGACAACCCAAATCTAACCCAATCTTCTTTCAGTTAATTGCTGGCCTTCAGAAAATGGCGATGGTGGCTGCGACATCAACATTGAGTATGAGCTCGAGGCTCAACGCCTTGAATTGCAAGATGTTTGCATTTCTATTCCCCTTCCGTAAGTCTAGAATTCTAAAATTAGTCCATTTGATGTTACCATTAAACAAAACtgcttttttgatttcttagATTGAACATTCAACCATCAGTTGGAGAATATGATGGATCCTACAATTACGATTCCCGAAAGCACGTTCTTCAATGGCTCATCCCGATCATTGATGCCTCAAATAAGGCAGGATCAATGGAATTCACTTGTGCGTCATCCATTCCAGGGGACTTTTTCCCATTACAAGTAAATAAAATCCTAACCTAAAGTTCCTTCTAAGATTTCGCTGACTTTTGAATAAACTTTTCAGGTTACTTTTGTTTCGAAAACTCCATTCGCTGATATTCATGCCAAGGATGTGGTTCATGTTGATGATGAAACACCAGTTAAACATTCAACCGAATccgttttgtttgttgataaatatgaaattgtctaaacaaacttttagtttttatttcaaataatattatttttctttttgctttttgctGTTATATTCGTATTCCCCCCAAAAactacacaaacaaaatataaatatacataaatataattatacatTATTCTCTTATTTTTACTACACCTAGGTacgtaataataaaattattatcataaaaaatgtttaattatttaaggtGAGAAAAATAAGTGTGTCTTTGAGTGCGACATAACATCTGCaccattatttaaaatgtttttatttttgttttctttcctcGGCGCCATTTGATTAAGGAGATAAAGAAAAAGTTATGTACATCTATAGAATGATAATAAATTGAatcaaataatatatatatatacattttatgcTTTACCGAAAGAGAAagacaaaagtatttttgtatcttGTTTTCTAAAAAGGTGTTTAtctaaatcaaacattttttgaatgttataaGACTGGAAAATGATGAGTCAGAGCATCACTTCTTTCTTGAATCCGAGCTTTGAAGACTTCTATCAAAAGATTACATTCATTTACTTTAATGTGGCACTGCATtctcaaattttggttaaatttgatttaatcatTACAATTACGAGTATCAGTTGAAGATTCAGACTCAGAACTTCAAATCTACACACTTtcattgtatttcaaaatgtgcCTTGTATTTCAAGACTTAAGTTAGATATTTCTAGTTATTACAAGACCTGCAATACATTTTCCAGACATCCCTTGTAATCTGCAAACATCCCTAATAatctcccttgatatttcctgACCTaaattcagaatttcagaatctttctttaaattttcaatgacaTTTCTAGACCTTCTTGGATTTTCGAGGGCTTCCTTGaattttccagacctcccttaaatatttcaagattattaaatattttcccGTGAAATtgcaagacctcccttgaaattttCAGACCTCCCTTAATATTTCAAGACCTCGTTTGATACTAATTGCAAAACCacccttgatatttcaatacCTCCCTTAACTTTTCAAAAGGTGGCAGAAGCTAATggtgataaatgtcaaaattgacagtaATACTAAAACAATTGAATCAATAGGTATAAATAAgaaggttcagacaacataagggacttcatttgcagtcaacttcattctttgaacgtatatTTTGACCAAGgaaactagttagtttttcaagtgtcacgaatttcaaattcagaattttactttatttatagtacaaaaactaacaaaaacattattgtctacaaaacactcttcAGGAAAGCTACAAGTCAATCACGATTTCTATTGTGTATTCTAAAGAAATAATACTTATGTatatcttctccaaaatgaaattgtgcataaaataaatcgtagaaaaataaagttcagctttcagttgaatgaaaaaacatgaacaaCTGTAATTTTGACAGAATTAGAgttgagatttttcttgactaactttccattcTACTTACCTATAAAGTTGGCTATTGCAAAGTAATTTATTGGAAggtggccaatcagatactagaaattACCTAATTTTAAAGTCCCTTACGTCGTTTGAACGAATATGAATATACAGatatatgaatattttcaaCTAAACATCATTCAACATAAAAACGTCCGAATCACAAAATTCAATGGAAGCGTTGgtatcaaaaaacttaattgaagTGACGGACTTACAACTCAATATGGAAACAATTAAGTCACTTCATTCTATAGAAacgtcaaattcaaaataacctACCGAAAAATCAGAATCACAAGAGCCCACAAATGAAATGAGTAGTGGGCTTACTCCTTTAATTGAAGAAGTAGTATTAATCAAACTCCCATCAAAGAAACAAATAGTCCGCCTCATTTAGAGAGCAGCTTTTCAGATGAGAAAGATCCTGAACAACTGCTTAGTATAGAAGAACCTCAAAATGACGAACAAGAACTGAAAACCGACACAACAACAGAAGACAATACACAACGCACATACAAAATGAAGAAACaaattcgacaaaaaataagttcacCCAACACTTAAAAAAACAGCTGTTCTGAAAAGAGAAGAAGTAAATGCCCTCCAAACCTGACTGGATTTCCAGACCTCCGTTGAAACTTCCAAGTTTTGTCTGGATTTTCAAGGCCTCcattggaatctctagacctcccttaaaTTTACAAGACCTCTCATCAAATTTCCAATTTCCAGACCtccttttatatttcaaaacctcACTTAACTTTTTTCGACCTTACCTAGATTTTCTAGACCTTTTATCATACTTCATGAAGAGCGCTGGATTTTCAAGATCTCACTTGATATATCAAAACCTTAATTGATTTTCTCTAGTAATCTTGATACCCGaataaaagacaacaaaattaaacttcacCTTCAAccggcagtttttttttatttttagtatatgacatttaaaattcaaattctcaGTACTTTGTTCAAATTTCATCTCGTGGGACGCGCCTACTAAATCAGCTGACAATTTGTATGTTATGTCAAGAAAAACCCTTCTGtcacttttgtttatattttcttgtGCAATTTTCATCAGACAAGAATAAGACAAAGCTGAGATTTATCTtctttatttaatctttaaaaatggaACAATCTTTAGAAAAAGTGTTAAATGATATGTAAGTTAAAACACTAAACATTTTGTCAAAGATCTATCATTTAACTTCCTTAATTTTTGTAGAGTTTCAGCACCAGAAACAACAGCATGTTTGTTTGCTAACAAACAAGGTCTTTGTCTCTGCAGTAAGTTTTAACAAATTCAGtttgtattaattaaatttaatgataattataattcAATGTTCCCAATAGCAAAAGGAAAGATTAGTTCGGAAATGGCTGGTATTGGCATAGCAATATCTGAGCAAGCTTGTAAATTggaaccaaacttaaatccacCAACAATATGCATGTACAGTGGCAATAGGTATAAACactttattatattaataattaaagaagAAAGAATTGACATTAACATGTTCTATGTGATTAAATCTTAGGAGATGCATTATTCAGAAAGACGGTGAAATCACAGGAGTGCTTTACAAACAATCACcaaattaaacaaagaaaacagaaaaaaaagaatcttccaAAAAGACGTAGTGacgttttttaaatgcattaacatttactttttgtttgaatcTATTAAGAAATCGAAATTGTCAGCATATTATTTAGTTATAGCTTTTAATTATAAATGCAGACAtcttttataatacaaaataaagtggcttaaataataaaaatagttatcagtttatttatttgttttttcttatcagTTGTAGCCTAAGAGCAAGTGTATCATGTTCATTGTTGTCTAGAGATAGGTATAAAGTCAAGATAAGTGTAGGTATTTCTCTTAATGCAGGCGAAATTATTTGCATTCTTCTTTCACATGTTCTCTCTCTTGTTTTACGTTACGATACTTTTTTAGATAATCTTAACTTGGTACCAGGAAAATAGATTAAATGTAACTGAACACTTATGGCGCATATTAAGTTAGTTCATTAAACAAAtaagtaatttatattttaaaagtaaattcaaaACTTGTGTTCCTGAGCCTATTAGAAGATGAAAATGGTCATTTTGTTGCTGTGTCCTTTCGTTTTCGACGTATAACTTTTGTATGACTTTCTTTCTACCTATTCTTATTTTAACTGTAACTTCTGGCGATgacgatttaaaataaaataatttattaaaaatcaataataagtTATATTTTGACAAAGTTGGATATAACTAAATTAAAGATTctacaaatcataaaaatagtCGAAAAGAAAGCCAACATTGATCATAatttatcgacttcaaatgaccgctaaaatccaaaaatattgcGGTGACTGTGGGGCTTCCAGTAGTCAAATATTGTTGTACTGTCTCAATAGATTTGTagtatctttttttcttcaaatttgtctGTACAATAATTCCCTATCTGTCTTTAAATTGAGCTGTAACGGTATTTTGATATATGTGGAATGCAAAATCACAACCTCTTTCATCTTTTAATCGTATTGCAAAAAAAGTCACAGTTACATTATGCATATTTGTTGTATAGCTGAAAATTGGCCTTATTACTCTTAAAATTCACAATAGATTTAGTCCATCAAAAGTTGCTATATTGGCTTTTCGTCCCAATATTCTCACTTGGACTCATCAGTTAAAGAGTGGGAAAACCCTTCTTAATACGCAAATTTTGATTGCTTTACGTGTatgcaataaaacaaattgaaaaattcctatattatttggctttatttcacggcACCATTTTAAACacataatttgttttcgatttgtGAGAATTCATGTACTCTAATCATAGATTAGCTCAACGTCCTTTTGGAATATGTCCCACAAACACgacaatactttttcaaaagattgaATCTGaatctttatttataatttttaaaacaagccTCTTTAAAAGTGTTAAAGGAAACGAATAACGGTGTTTTTAAGGCTGAGGTAAGAAACAATACACATccttcttaaaaataaagtgtttaatgaaattttcataagttatgagtcttcatttgactcattatgaagttttgaatagccctaaatttattgatttcatgGAGAATAACGTTTTGGGGTTAATacccatttgaacatcattttttctaacatttaaaaatatattttaagaacttgATTTGATTGTGTTTTTTGGGGACTGATTTGTTACAAAAATCACACTTTTCATGAAACGAATTTCTTTTGGAATAACAGGGAAATGTGTGATACAAAAAACTATTTAGCCCGATCAATTATCAAACCAATTAAATTTCGTTTATTGATGTAAGGCAAAAAAAAATGGGCATTTTGGGCTACCCATTGCCCAAAAATGAGATAaactagaatgccaaaaaaaggaatccaaaggtatccaagaattctGGTATATGTGAGTATGAGGCAGAACAATTGATTCAACGTACGGATTGAATTTAAAGCAActagaaaattgatttcaaatgttTGAAGCTAAAACGTGTCTTTTTTGACAACTATCTCAATTAAGGTATCCAACtcgtttaataaaatatcagaCAGAGGTATCTTAAAGTCCACCGATCCAAAATAgtctatccaacacgagattgaaagCAGCCattgtgtttatgttttttttcttgtcaatGTCGGTGAACTGTATGCCGATTTAATCCTCTTTGCACCAGTACTAATAGTTAGCTAGGAATTTGACAGTTGTACCGCAATCACTTattcaatgggcaggttcagaagTAATAAGGgatttgaaagtaaggcaagtttctagcctctgattggccagctgccaaaaagtTACCTTCCAAATAAGGAAACTAACTATTAATTCAAGTcaacttctatcaaaatgacagttgatcatgctttttcatttaactaaaatatcaactttataaatttatgatttatttattttctgcacaatttcattaaatgttttctgtaaatagTTTCCTCGTCAATTCGGAAAGAAGCAAgtaatattttcttacaataCAAAACGTGATGGTCTTGTAGCTTGCCTAAGGAGTgttttttagacaataatgtttttggtagtttttgtactatgaacatAAAGTAGTGGTTTACAAAGTAATtcgaaattcatgacacttgaaaaactaactagttgccttggtcaaaatgtacgttcaaagaatgaagttgattgcaaatgaagttccttttgttgtctgaacctgcccaatgacaaacaaaaaaagcaattcGAATCGTGTCCCATGCgtcacaaacaaaattcaatttttgaaggaaatctaAACGTACCCGTaaaccaataatttttaaattgtcattGTCGGTGAAGCTgtcaaatttgtatacaaagaGTTTTCACTTGATATACTTCAAAATAACAATTGATCTTGACGAATCTAGATTTTACGGAGCTATTTGCACTAGCACTTATATGGAATTAGAATTTGACAACTGCACCGCAATCACTTATtcaatgacaaacaaaaaaagcaatcgTGTTCTatgcgtcaaaaaaaaaatcagtttttgaaagaaatctaAACGTACCCGTACgccgatatttttttaaattcgaatcgAAATAAAGATTTCACAAATGAGATTCATCAAACGACAGATGATTTAAAAACAGtcgagaaatttaatttaaaatcaaaaataaatgaatgttaTGTTTGACAATGGAACGCAAAACAATTCCATACCGTTAAATCTTAAATTCAAACTACTGTCAGTTGTGTATAAtaacaaactttaattttgcaaataatattcttaataataaagagaaacaaatatatatataatgtatgtatataataagcTAATGTACCTTATTTGTACTATAAATACTGGCTgccataaaacaattttaacaatctcatataaattctattaaaaataacaacattttaaagcacatttacatatgtatgtacataataattAGCACTGCACcatcataatttttgaaactaCAATTTCTTTCGAAATAGATTCTTTCTCCAGTGAGCCTCTTCagtattaacaacaacaacatcatcgTCATCCTCTTCTCCATCATCCTCACCATTAAACTCTTCATTTACATCTGATGCTTCATTATCAGTTGCAGTATCACTTAAATTCCGAAATTTCATCAAAACCTGCAGAACTTCCGTCCTAAAGGCAATAATATGCTCATCACTGATTTTCCTAACCGAACTTAAAATACTCTTGAAGAAACAATCATGTTCATCGATGTCATATTCAACAAGTGGAAAACCCGATGAATGGTTCCCATTCTGATTCTGGTGGCGTTTCTTCTTCGCTGGACTCCTTCTCATCTCGTCTTCATCCTCCATCGCTATTGCAACCGGAAACTGATGTCCATAGCCgttattatttgaattgaaattttgttgtgCTGCCATCTGCATTGCTTGGTAGAATTTCAAATATTCGATGTTAGAGAAGGCATCTTCAGCAGGGTGCTGATTCTGTCCCCCAATAGAAGCCGTGGAATTACTACTCATCCTCGATCGATCACTGCTCTCACTGCAGATGGATTGCGTGGAGTAAATAATGTCATCGTGACTTAATTGACGTTGACTGGTAACTTCATCGCTAGAAGTTCTCTTAATCCGACGACGAGTCGAGGAGAATGGTTTTAGAAAAGATAATCTGTCATAGAATGGCCAATAGCTTCGCTTTCCGCTAAAAGCAGCTGCCACCACCTGCTTCTCGCCGTCTTCACCGTCGTCATCCTCATTCTTAACACCATTGCAGTTGTTGTCGTCTGTGATGTGCAATTGTCGAACAAAATAGTCCCTCAAATACCTCCAGCGCTTCTGGCAAACCGGAACTGCAAAAAGACAAGATAAACGAAGATATTAGCGGAATTCTTTTCAAATACTTCTCTCCTTCTCTCGGTCTCTCTTTCTATCCGCTTCTGTAAAGTGATAGTAGGTATATATATATTGCAAAATTTATGCAAAAGCGGTTTTTACGCAAACGCCAAGGTCGCCGTTAGTATAATACGTACGAGTACACTAGATTTGTGTGCTTTTAGTTTTTTACGAGCGATCATTAACATAACATCCGTAGCCGTACTTCGGTCCGCTGTTGCACCAGCACCAACAGCAGCGGTTTGGTTGTTTATATCGTcgtgaacaacaacaacatctgaTGTGAACATTCACTATCCGCGTAACGCTAGCATAAATTAAACTGAATCGTTGCGATTATCTTGTCTAGCCGCGACACATGCAGTGGTCTAGCTTGGCTTGGCATGGCCTGGGATGGGCTTTGTATTTGCAGTTTTGTGCACCCTCTAGCCTCTTCTCTGTACTCACCTTCCAGTTGCATTTCACCAGCAATCATCTGCCAAATGGACCGTACATGCTCCTTGTTGCTGTAGAATATGTCTGTCTTATCGTAGATGGAGGGTTGTGCCTCCACAAGGTCGATTAATTTTGCATCGttcatttttggatttttgttggGCTTATGATAGATTTCTTATGGATATTGTATAACTATTGAAAGTTTGTTTAAGCTTTTGGGCTAATGGTCTGCCTTGTTTGAgcctcaaaataattttacgcGACTTCTCTCGCAAAGCGTACACGTCCAACTGACGTATCGATTCGATTCATCCGCTTTACGTGCTTTGCTATGAGAATCGAAGCTGAACATAttagatgacgatgacgacgactgTGACTACCGCTTCGGCTACAACGACGACTCTATgaacaaaatacaataataaaaagtgAAGGTGgcttatgttttgtattttgttgtggTTAAGTGGCCAGGCTAGTCAAGTTAAAGACGACGACGGTTACAGCTACGGCGACGCACGGCGAGTTCCTATACTCAGATCGAGATGCTGTTGTAGTTCGCGGCTGTTGTGCAGAAAGCGGagagaacttaaaaaatataaagacttGAGACTAGAGAGTCTGCGTTTATGAGAGACAAGACAGAAAGAGAGGTGCTTACCAAttagattttgttgtttttttcaggGTCATCACGAACCTTCCACTCATGCGGTGGAACTACCTATTAGATCAGTAGCTATGGCTAGAGCAGGTGGctaatttatacattttgtgtATTGTGTTGATCTTGATGACGTTTTGAGATGTTGGTTTCTTGAAGATTTGCctattactatttttattattacgtCACAGATTTCTAGCGTAGCCACCACAGCATCGGAGTGAGTCTTTGTTTTGGTCTGTGAATTCGCATGAATAGGTTTGGAGTTTGGATGGATGGATAGATGCGATGCATGAGAATGAGAGAGCAGGCAGTTCCAAGTGGGTTAGGAGTGTAGCAGAAGCAGTAGGTATATAAAATTCTatataacaaaaactatttctgtttacgttttgtttttattttatgaagagCTGTGCTTTTGTTGtggatttttataacttttgacCTTTGGCGTCGATGATAGATGGAGGTAGACTTATGCACATTGTGTATAAACGTAgtcatcgtttaaaaaaaataacaataaataactaATTCTGAGCGAgtttaatgttgttttatttatttctgtttcaaCTCAAAACTGCTTTTTCAGATTAGTTCTATTTTTCTGGATTATGGAAACGTTTGTCAACGACTGTTTTGTCGTAAAACTTAAATATCATGAAGTTCTTCACTTAGGCAATTTTTGCGTATTTTTTGTCCTTAATGCTAGAAATGCTCATGGTCATGACTCATGAGTGTTCAATCAAAACTATCTTCGGAAATagctttgagtaatattttaaccgttttacaaaacaaatgtcGAAAGGAAGTTCGAATTaccaaacttcaatttttgCTTTTCAATACCCAGAAATCAGCATAAGACAAATAATCATCTTTATCTCTGTTTatctaagtttttatttttataattagaaaacacttaaagggttttgtatacctttaatatgccaaagacactgTGTGAGCATTAATAAAAGAGGAAAGGATGGGATAGAAGGTGtcggtaaacattgattttgaattcctgaacatttcaatgatagggaaagagaattcgcgtagtacggctaaaaaatgaatcccTGTAcctcatagtacggccgaagttgggctcaaggatAAACAAGGGTTAAATTGttcaaggggaggaatgcaactggctagtccgttaaaataacggtaaaaagggtgAGTCAAAAGAAAATTTGCGACGATGTTTGATTTACGTAATCGAGTCGATGAAGTTAATGTCactaatcatttttaaagctcttctttgattactgtccaagaggcttgaataagttactggagcaccagcccagagataggagttatattcaagttatgagcgtatacatacatataggttttgtagattgtagccagatcagacggaggcAAACATTTCTTCCATCTTCTCATTTGCCAGTCTCGAAACGCATATGAAAAGCAAAGagtgcttacttacttactaaaggtggctctacagtcctgtatgaactagggcctcacccaacaaacttatccatctagctcggtccctacctactatgtgcgcgccacctgatccgcggtcttcctctactgcgctgtcctgtgggtgtggattcgaagactttctgggccggagcattaatttccatgcgctctacgtgacccagccatcttcgtcgttggacttttacccttttggctatCGCTGTTCAGCCAGTACaggtcgtcgttccatcttctcctccactctccttcgatgcatacggaaacgtagatcacacgaagaacttttctcttgaaccgactcaaggtgctttcattcgcttttgtcatagtccatgcttctgcaccgaatagcaggacggggatgataagggtcttatatagcaacactttggtccctcgagagaggactttaccactcaattgctttcttagtccaaacaaacagcggttagcaagagttattctgcatttgatctcagcgctggtgttgttttctgcgatCCTacgtagacgaagtccttgactgcctcaaagttaggtctgtcgatggtgacgttttgaccaagacgtcggtgttgtatgccctttcttgacgacagcatgcgctttgttttgccctcattaaccgttaaacctatttttgccgcctctgcctcaatactcacaaaagccccattgacatcacgctgtgttcttccgattatgtcaatgtcatcagcatatgctagtaattggacagacttttgaaagatagtgcctctattgttgactCTACACTATTGTGAGCTCTacattattctttcaagtacgatgttaaaaaaatcgcatgacagcgcatcaccttgtctaaaaccttttctgacatcgaaaggttctgttaagttgattccaacctttatggagcagcgtgaattctccatggtcatcctgcacaaacggacgtgTTTGGCAGGTTTCGTACATTACTTAATTCATCGACCGCATCACGGAAAAAATCAAGCTTACCGAATTTGTATTCTGCCAAACCTGTATCCCAAAGCTTCTTCATAAGCAgtagttaaaaatttaactaggcaacggcctagtcactgataaagcttcggttcccatcgatcaccgaaatcatgcatcagtgagcgtggttagtagacatatgggggaccgtctcgaaatcTACCGCGTGTTTCTggcatgtgttctttctgtctattcttctttctcttctgtccttctgccttgtattaatgtcttgtgctgttatcaccttacatagtctagtcgctcaaggtgctgtgttctctactctgtacatttatgtgctgagtagtgtgaaatgtaatgtaatgtaaatttaACATCGTCAGTCGTCCAGTTGTGTTGCACTATTAGACTACTGGACTCAGATTTTCTTATGCAGCTTGAGTTACTTTGCCGGGGCTcctcgaaatctatttttgtggaTTCGCCCATTAATTTTGTGGTCATTTGATATGTGTCAATAACCGCAAATGATTACTTAAGAATCACTTCAGAACCGCAAACTTTACGGCTTCTATATGCCGTCTGCTCGTAACTTTACACAATTCATCTTCGATTTCCTAAGTTATAACTCCGCCAGCTttctcgatctctagcttgctgtctccagtttttattataataagttGACGTATGCCTCCTTTTACTAAATCATAAGAAAGATTTAGGGCTTACAGAGTTGGATGGTTTTTATTCCCTCAATTGCCAAAAAATCTACTGAGAAGCAGCgaaaaattttattgagaatATTATTTTCTCTTAAGAATTTTTGAGAATCAATTACTTACTAGGTATATTCTCGAGCTTTATACCCAAGTTCAAAGGAGAGAAACACTCTCAAATTTGAGGGCACTATCGGGAGTCGCTAGGGGAATATCGTTTTCCTCAAAAAGCAAAATGAAAGATTGACCTATAAATTTACCTAAATGTGGCTTCTCACAAACTTGTGAAAGACTCGTTGAAAACTTTGCACGATTTTCTGCAAGAACATGGCCGGAAAACTTCTTTTTAGGACAATAAACTCGGTACAAATATTAATATGGTTTTATGGGCCACCATCCTGTCTTAAGCTTACGAAACGCAGAAAGTGTATTCTTAAGCGGCGCATAAATAACAGACACAAGAAGATGTCTTGGACTTTTTGGAAAATACTTCCGGAATTTGTAAAGTCTATGAAACGAAATTTAGTACGGCTCCAAAAACTGGTAACATCGTTGGtccaaaattatatacaaaatctctacgaaatcaaaaagaaaactaaactgTTTTCATGATCTTTTAAGCTAAAGAATGAACACTTCTTCTTCTGCTGAATTGCCCTTTTAAACTGGCTAAATTAATTCCAAACTAAAAAGACTAACTGGGTGTTTGGCTAAAACAGAGAGTGTCTTAATGCatgaaaaaacttttctttagtATAAGAAGAAAGGCCTTATTGGTTTATGGATTTAAAAATCCAATGTTAAACGTCCAGTTTTTTCGTTTGTTGATGGACACGCTTCTCACGGGACCCAAAAAT
This window contains:
- the LOC129946564 gene encoding uncharacterized protein LOC129946564 — its product is MEQSLEKVLNDIVSAPETTACLFANKQGLCLCTKGKISSEMAGIGIAISEQACKLEPNLNPPTICMYSGNRRCIIQKDGEITGVLYKQSPN
- the LOC129947896 gene encoding uncharacterized protein LOC129947896, which translates into the protein MNDAKLIDLVEAQPSIYDKTDIFYSNKEHVRSIWQMIAGEMQLEVPVCQKRWRYLRDYFVRQLHITDDNNCNGVKNEDDDGEDGEKQVVAAAFSGKRSYWPFYDRLSFLKPFSSTRRRIKRTSSDEVTSQRQLSHDDIIYSTQSICSESSDRSRMSSNSTASIGGQNQHPAEDAFSNIEYLKFYQAMQMAAQQNFNSNNNGYGHQFPVAIAMEDEDEMRRSPAKKKRHQNQNGNHSSGFPLVEYDIDEHDCFFKSILSSVRKISDEHIIAFRTEVLQVLMKFRNLSDTATDNEASDVNEEFNGEDDGEEDDDDVVVVNTEEAHWRKNLFRKKL